One window of the Macaca thibetana thibetana isolate TM-01 chromosome 1, ASM2454274v1, whole genome shotgun sequence genome contains the following:
- the LOC126948339 gene encoding olfactory receptor 10Z1, with amino-acid sequence MGQTNVTSWRDFVFLGFSGSGELQHLLFALFLSLYLVTLTSNVFIIIAIRLDSHLHTPMYLFLVFLSFSETCYTLGIIPRMLFGLAMGDQAISYVGCAAQMFFSASWACTNCFLLAAMGFDRYVAICAPLHYASRMNPNLCAQLVVTSFLIGYLFGLGMTLVIFHLSFCSSHEIQHFFCDTPPVLSLACGDTGLSELGILILSLLVLLVSFFFITISYAYILAAILKIPSAEGQKKAFSICASHLTVVIIHYGCASFMYLRPKASYSLERDQLIAMTYTVVTPLLNPIVYSLRNRAVQTALRNAFRGRLLGKR; translated from the coding sequence ATGGGGCAAACCAATGTAACCTCCTGGAGGGATTTTGTCTTCCTGGGCTTCTCCGGTTCTGGGGAGTTGCAACACCTTCTCTTTGCCTTGTTCCTCTCTCTGTATCTCGTCACTCTGACCAGCAATGTCTTCATTATCATAGCCATTCGGCTGGATAGCCATCTGCACACTCCCATGTACCTCTTCCTTGTCTTCCTATCCTTCTCTGAGACCTGCTACACTTTGGGCATCATCCCTAGGATGCTCTTTGGCCTGGCTATGGGGGACCAGGCTATCTCCTATGTGGGCTGTGCTGCCCAGATGTTCTTTTCTGCCTCATGGGCCTGTACTAACTGCTTCCTTCTGGCTGCCATGGGCTTTGACAGATATGTGGCCATCTGTGCCCCACTGCACTATGCCAGCCGCATGAATCCTAACCTCTGTGCCCAGCTGGTTGTTACTTCCTTCCTGATTGGATACCTCTTTGGACTGGGAATGACACTAGTTATTTTCCACCTCTCATTCTGCAGCTCCCATGAAATTCAGCACTTTTTTTGTGACACACCGCCAGTGCTGAGCCTAGCCTGTGGGGATACAGGCCTGAGTGAGCTGGGGATCCTCATCCTCAGTCTTCTGGTCCTCTTGGTCTCCTTCTTCTTCATCACCATCTCCTACGCCTACATCTTGGCGGCAATACTGAAGATCCCCTCTGCAGAGGGGCAGAAGAAGGCCTTCTCCATTTGTGCCTCGCACCTCACAGTGGTCATTATTCACTACGGCTGTGCCTCCTTCATGTACTTGAGGCCCAAAGCCAGCTACTCTCTTGAGAGAGATCAGCTTATTGCCATGACCTATACTGTAGTGACTCCACTCCTTAACCCCATTGTTTATAGTCTAAGGAATAGGGCTGTACAGACTGCTCTGAGGAATGCTTTCAGAGGGAGATTGCTGGGTAAAAGATGA